One part of the Leclercia sp. LSNIH1 genome encodes these proteins:
- a CDS encoding LysR family transcriptional regulator — protein MDQLQAMRAFTRVVETGSFTRAADSLNMPIASLSKLVKALEAHLDVRLLQRTTRRVTATPEGQDYYVKARRVLIDIEEIDTSFSQAKQQPQGHLRIDVGGSTARDVLIPALPDFIRRYPAIRIDLGVADRPVDLISGNVDCVIRGGALEDSSLIARHIGNAEMVTCATPGYLKQYGPPAYPEELRNGHKLVSYLSPVTGRAVPFRFTHENEIRDINLVHHIGVNESNGHVAAAVAGMGIIQTFRYSAGALLEAGTLVEILDRWRPPHYPFYVVYPQNRHMTHRLRVFIAWLAEVFPAAVKG, from the coding sequence ATGGATCAATTACAGGCCATGCGCGCCTTTACGCGCGTGGTAGAAACCGGCAGCTTTACCCGGGCGGCGGACTCACTGAATATGCCCATCGCCAGCCTCAGCAAGCTGGTGAAAGCGCTGGAGGCCCATCTGGACGTGCGGCTGCTGCAACGCACAACCCGCCGGGTGACGGCGACGCCAGAGGGCCAGGACTATTACGTAAAAGCCCGCCGGGTGCTGATTGATATCGAAGAGATAGACACCTCTTTCAGCCAGGCGAAACAGCAGCCCCAGGGGCACCTCCGCATCGACGTGGGCGGCTCTACGGCGCGAGACGTGCTGATCCCTGCGCTGCCGGATTTTATACGCCGCTACCCCGCTATCCGTATCGATCTTGGCGTGGCTGACCGGCCAGTGGATCTGATCAGCGGCAACGTGGACTGCGTTATCCGCGGCGGCGCGCTGGAGGACTCTTCGCTTATTGCCCGGCATATTGGCAATGCAGAGATGGTCACCTGTGCCACACCGGGCTATCTGAAGCAGTACGGGCCCCCCGCTTATCCGGAGGAGCTGCGCAACGGCCATAAGCTGGTAAGTTATCTGTCGCCAGTAACCGGACGCGCCGTGCCGTTTCGCTTTACCCATGAGAATGAGATCCGCGACATTAACCTGGTGCATCATATAGGGGTGAACGAGAGCAACGGTCATGTGGCGGCAGCGGTGGCCGGGATGGGTATAATACAGACGTTTCGTTACTCAGCAGGCGCACTGCTGGAAGCGGGCACGCTGGTAGAGATCCTCGACAGGTGGCGTCCGCCGCACTACCCGTTTTACGTGGTTTATCCGCAAAACCGGCATATGACGCATCGTCTGAGGGTATTTATCGCGTGGCTGGCGGAGGTCTTTCCCGCCGCGGTCAAGGGATAG
- a CDS encoding SDR family oxidoreductase, whose protein sequence is MNTALTDKIALVTGGTSGIGLATAKELQAQGAKVYITGRRQAELDNAIATLGGQVTGIRADASVLADLDTVYAQIAEQSGRLDVLFANAGGGDMLPLGAITEEQFDRIFATNVRGVLFTVQKALPLLTDKASVILTGSTVSIKGTANFSVYSASKAAVRNFARSWALDLQGRGIRVNVVSPGPIKTPGLGELVPEDQRQGLFDALAATVPMGRIGEPEEVGKAVAFLASDAASFINAVELFVDGGMAQI, encoded by the coding sequence ATGAACACAGCATTAACAGATAAAATCGCACTCGTCACCGGCGGCACCAGCGGCATCGGTCTGGCAACGGCAAAAGAGCTGCAAGCCCAGGGGGCGAAGGTCTATATCACCGGTCGCCGCCAGGCGGAGCTGGACAACGCCATCGCCACCCTCGGCGGGCAGGTCACCGGCATTCGCGCCGACGCCTCCGTACTCGCCGATCTTGATACCGTTTATGCCCAAATCGCCGAACAGTCCGGGCGGCTGGATGTGCTGTTCGCGAACGCCGGCGGGGGCGATATGCTGCCTCTGGGGGCGATAACCGAAGAACAGTTCGACCGCATTTTTGCCACCAACGTCCGCGGCGTACTGTTTACCGTTCAAAAAGCGCTGCCGCTGCTGACCGACAAAGCCTCGGTGATCCTGACCGGCTCCACGGTCTCCATTAAAGGTACCGCTAACTTCAGCGTCTATAGCGCCAGCAAGGCGGCGGTAAGAAACTTCGCCCGCTCCTGGGCGCTGGATTTGCAGGGGCGCGGTATCCGGGTGAACGTGGTCAGCCCGGGCCCGATTAAAACCCCGGGGCTGGGAGAACTGGTGCCAGAAGATCAGCGGCAGGGGCTGTTTGATGCCTTAGCCGCTACGGTACCGATGGGGCGTATTGGCGAGCCGGAAGAGGTGGGGAAAGCGGTGGCGTTCCTCGCCTCCGATGCCGCCAGCTTCATCAACGCCGTCGAGCTGTTTGTGGACGGCGGGATGGCGCAAATCTGA
- a CDS encoding methyl-accepting chemotaxis protein: MSLKKSSLAILLALLFFFVASAATNVWLAIKSNNSLDNVNKEIQVVLSIIDPINHSRTLRVRVMEYMKQVESGDTTGLDEKLASVKLALTKADGAFAAFNDAPRLADEAPLVKNYNDGWLAYRDRGLVPMIEAASAHDKAKFDALIPQISGLDRQYEIVLDQVLSVHQKYAKQLNDDARTQFSSGLTIIIAFAALFVVVIVGVSVLMKRFVFAPIHLAREHCSQIAAGKLTEAVPQKTGSNNEIDLLMGSMEEMRLALLDTVSQVRAACHTVNHASQEIASGNIDLASRTEQQAAALTETAASMEQLSATVANNTENVNQAGKLVQDAVNNARTGEAVTREVIETMNTIAANSQRIEDITSVINSIAFQTNILALNAAVEAARAGTQGRGFAVVATEVRTLAQKSAVAAKDIENLIAQSVSSVKNGSQLVNRSGEVIHAIITSVNKVNALMEQIQVASEEQSRGIGQVGQAVTEMDGVTQQNAALVQESAAAAASLEEQARHLTQSIASFRLPEPA; the protein is encoded by the coding sequence ATGTCATTAAAAAAGTCGTCTCTTGCCATCCTGCTTGCCCTGCTGTTTTTCTTTGTCGCCAGTGCCGCAACTAACGTCTGGCTGGCCATTAAAAGCAACAACTCCCTGGATAACGTGAATAAAGAGATTCAGGTGGTGTTATCCATTATCGATCCCATTAACCATAGCCGTACCCTGCGCGTGCGGGTTATGGAGTATATGAAACAGGTGGAAAGTGGCGACACCACCGGTCTCGATGAGAAGCTGGCCTCCGTTAAGCTGGCTCTGACCAAAGCCGATGGCGCCTTCGCCGCGTTTAATGACGCCCCCCGCCTGGCGGACGAAGCGCCGCTGGTGAAAAACTATAATGACGGCTGGCTGGCCTACCGCGATCGTGGCCTGGTGCCGATGATTGAGGCGGCTTCCGCCCATGACAAGGCAAAGTTTGATGCGCTGATCCCGCAGATTTCTGGCCTCGACCGTCAGTACGAAATTGTCCTCGATCAGGTGCTGTCGGTGCACCAGAAATACGCGAAACAGTTAAATGATGATGCGCGGACGCAGTTTTCATCCGGCTTAACCATCATTATTGCTTTTGCCGCCCTGTTTGTGGTGGTCATTGTCGGGGTGAGCGTGCTGATGAAGCGGTTTGTCTTCGCGCCGATTCATCTTGCCCGTGAGCACTGCAGCCAGATCGCCGCCGGTAAATTAACGGAAGCGGTACCGCAGAAAACCGGATCGAACAATGAGATCGACCTGCTGATGGGCTCGATGGAGGAGATGCGTCTGGCCCTGCTGGATACCGTCTCTCAGGTACGTGCCGCCTGCCATACCGTTAACCACGCCTCGCAGGAGATTGCCTCCGGCAATATCGACCTGGCTTCCCGCACCGAGCAGCAGGCTGCCGCCCTGACGGAAACGGCCGCCAGCATGGAGCAGCTGAGCGCGACGGTTGCCAATAATACCGAGAACGTCAACCAGGCAGGTAAGCTGGTGCAGGATGCGGTAAACAACGCCCGTACCGGGGAGGCCGTGACCCGCGAGGTGATCGAAACCATGAACACCATCGCCGCCAACTCTCAGCGCATCGAAGATATCACCAGCGTCATTAACAGCATCGCCTTCCAGACCAACATTCTGGCGCTGAATGCCGCCGTTGAAGCGGCGCGCGCCGGAACTCAGGGGCGTGGATTTGCGGTGGTGGCGACTGAAGTGCGCACTCTGGCGCAGAAAAGCGCCGTGGCGGCGAAGGATATTGAGAACCTCATCGCCCAGTCGGTTTCCAGCGTGAAAAACGGTTCGCAGCTGGTGAATCGCTCGGGTGAGGTCATTCATGCCATCATCACCTCGGTGAACAAAGTCAACGCGCTGATGGAGCAGATTCAGGTGGCGTCCGAAGAGCAGAGCCGCGGCATTGGTCAGGTAGGGCAGGCCGTGACCGAAATGGATGGCGTGACCCAGCAGAACGCCGCGCTGGTGCAGGAGTCTGCGGCGGCAGCGGCTTCGCTGGAAGAGCAAGCCAGACACCTCACCCAAAGTATTGCCAGCTTCCGCCTTCCGGAACCAGCATAA
- a CDS encoding diguanylate phosphodiesterase produces the protein MLTTLIYKSQLNPSCQSLSLILLVEKARQRNSALDVTGILLFNGVGFLQILEGSEEVIEKLFCKIRSDKRHHSVVELMRDYGPHRRFENVGMLLFDLLVDSQKSVLSSVLRYSKLDYYLAAQDRVFKFIQSFITREQPTRDRTVFLPERWRLAPEHAPFGQGINALIENQVCQFALQPIIEPTEGKISSLEALIRGNDGGSPERFFSAIDQDKMYEVDLQTKAYAFALAEKIGIGNHKIAVNLLPMSLVNVPGAVDFLMDQILIHGLQPEQVVIEVTENEMISGFNQFNSAIKQLRAAGIGLAIDDFGSGYAGLSLLTRFQPDKLKIDREIVSDIHLSGPKQAIVKSIISCCTDLEIALVAEGIEKIDEWCWLESAGIKRFQGFLFSRPKLNGVGEIHWPQLSSTPFLSD, from the coding sequence GTGCTGACGACTCTTATTTATAAAAGCCAGTTAAATCCATCCTGCCAATCATTATCTCTTATTTTACTTGTTGAAAAAGCCAGGCAGCGGAATTCCGCCCTGGATGTGACGGGCATTTTGCTGTTTAACGGCGTCGGCTTTTTGCAGATCCTTGAAGGATCGGAAGAGGTCATTGAAAAACTGTTTTGTAAGATCCGTAGCGACAAACGCCATCACAGCGTGGTAGAGCTGATGCGCGATTATGGCCCGCACAGACGCTTCGAAAATGTCGGCATGCTACTCTTCGACCTGCTGGTTGATAGCCAGAAATCGGTGCTCTCATCGGTGCTGCGCTACAGCAAGCTGGACTACTATCTGGCAGCGCAGGATCGGGTGTTCAAGTTTATTCAGTCGTTTATTACCCGGGAACAGCCCACCCGCGACCGGACGGTCTTCCTGCCGGAGAGATGGAGACTGGCCCCGGAGCATGCCCCGTTTGGGCAAGGCATCAACGCGCTCATCGAAAATCAGGTCTGCCAGTTTGCCCTGCAACCCATTATTGAACCCACCGAGGGGAAAATCTCCTCGCTGGAGGCGTTAATTCGCGGTAACGACGGAGGAAGTCCGGAACGCTTCTTTAGCGCCATCGATCAGGACAAAATGTACGAAGTGGATCTCCAGACGAAGGCATATGCTTTTGCCCTGGCGGAGAAAATCGGCATCGGCAATCATAAAATCGCCGTCAATCTGCTGCCGATGTCGCTGGTGAATGTCCCTGGTGCTGTTGATTTTCTGATGGACCAGATCCTCATCCACGGCCTGCAGCCGGAGCAGGTGGTGATTGAAGTCACCGAAAACGAAATGATCTCCGGGTTCAACCAGTTTAACAGCGCCATTAAGCAGCTTCGGGCGGCAGGTATTGGCCTGGCGATCGATGATTTTGGCTCCGGGTATGCCGGGCTGTCGCTGTTAACCCGTTTCCAGCCGGATAAGCTCAAAATCGACCGTGAGATTGTCAGCGACATCCATTTGAGCGGCCCGAAGCAGGCAATTGTGAAGTCGATTATCAGCTGCTGTACAGACCTTGAAATTGCGCTGGTGGCCGAGGGCATTGAGAAGATCGACGAGTGGTGCTGGCTGGAGTCGGCTGGCATTAAGCGTTTTCAGGGCTTTCTCTTCTCCCGGCCAAAATTAAACGGGGTAGGAGAGATCCACTGGCCGCAGTTGTCCAGCACACCTTTCCTGAGCGATTAA
- the treZ gene encoding malto-oligosyltrehalose trehalohydrolase has protein sequence MTAKSITYWGCEHIDANTVRFHLWASGQEQVSLRLNDETLAMHPTGDGGFELTVDYVKPGSPYSYILADGTAVPDPASRAQQGDVNGPSLVCDPDSYVWRNTEWQGRRWEESVVYELHIGTFTPEGTFRAAADKLPYLASLGITMIELMPVSQAGGNRNWGYDGVLLYAPHSAYGTPDELKAFVDTAHGLGLSVELDIVLNHFGPEGNYLPRLSPDFFHPERMTPWGNGIAYDVAPVRQFMIGVPLYWLEAFRFDGLRFDAIDHIADSSEKHILVEIAERIRAQITDRPIHLTTEDNRNIISLHPYGEDGSPSLYTAEWNDDLHNAIHVLASGETHAWYRDFAHQPEKWVARALAEGFAYQGEITPRDREPRGVKSIDQPPVAFVDFIQNHDQVGNRAQGDRLLSLIGEDRTRVLLAALLLSPHIPLMFMGEEFGETRPFLFFTDFHGDLARAVREGRAKEFADHASHQEEGVPDPNALETFTRSKLDWDKVNQPEGESWLSFTRHLLQLRQQVIVPLLATARNGGGKVLDLAPGCVAVTWTFPRGTLSLVFNVGGHTEALPDLPGETLFAWPEIHTELRPDTLIVRFAPGEPT, from the coding sequence ATGACAGCTAAATCTATTACGTATTGGGGTTGTGAACACATTGATGCTAACACGGTTCGCTTCCATCTATGGGCCAGCGGTCAGGAGCAGGTCTCCCTGCGCCTCAACGACGAAACGCTGGCGATGCACCCGACCGGTGACGGCGGATTCGAACTGACGGTTGACTACGTCAAACCCGGTTCACCCTACAGTTATATTCTGGCAGACGGCACTGCGGTGCCGGATCCCGCCTCCCGCGCCCAGCAAGGGGATGTCAACGGTCCTTCGCTGGTGTGCGATCCCGACAGCTATGTCTGGCGCAACACTGAATGGCAGGGCCGACGCTGGGAAGAGAGCGTGGTCTATGAGCTGCATATCGGTACCTTTACCCCGGAAGGCACCTTCCGCGCGGCAGCCGACAAGCTGCCGTATCTGGCCTCGCTGGGCATCACAATGATTGAACTGATGCCCGTATCGCAGGCCGGAGGCAATCGCAACTGGGGCTATGACGGAGTGCTGCTCTATGCCCCGCACAGCGCCTACGGTACGCCAGATGAGCTGAAAGCCTTTGTGGATACCGCTCACGGACTGGGACTGTCGGTGGAGCTGGATATTGTGCTGAACCATTTTGGTCCGGAGGGAAACTACCTCCCGCGCCTCTCCCCGGACTTTTTCCATCCGGAGCGAATGACCCCCTGGGGAAATGGCATCGCCTACGATGTGGCCCCCGTGCGCCAGTTTATGATCGGCGTGCCGCTATACTGGCTGGAGGCGTTCCGCTTCGATGGATTGCGCTTCGACGCCATCGATCACATTGCAGATTCGTCTGAAAAACATATCCTGGTTGAAATTGCTGAACGCATCCGGGCGCAGATAACCGATCGCCCGATCCATCTCACCACCGAAGACAACCGCAACATTATCTCGTTGCATCCTTACGGTGAGGATGGCTCCCCGTCGCTTTATACCGCCGAATGGAATGACGATCTGCACAATGCCATTCACGTCCTGGCCAGCGGGGAAACCCACGCCTGGTACAGGGACTTTGCGCATCAGCCGGAAAAATGGGTCGCCCGGGCGCTGGCGGAAGGGTTTGCCTATCAGGGCGAAATCACTCCCCGGGACCGGGAGCCACGCGGGGTTAAAAGCATCGACCAGCCGCCGGTGGCCTTTGTCGACTTTATCCAGAATCACGACCAGGTGGGTAACCGGGCGCAGGGGGATCGTCTGCTCTCCCTTATCGGGGAGGATCGCACCCGGGTGCTGCTGGCCGCGCTGCTGCTGTCGCCGCATATCCCGCTCATGTTTATGGGCGAGGAGTTCGGCGAAACCCGGCCATTCCTTTTCTTTACCGATTTTCACGGTGATCTTGCGCGGGCGGTACGGGAAGGACGGGCGAAGGAGTTCGCCGACCATGCCAGCCACCAGGAGGAGGGCGTGCCCGATCCGAATGCGCTGGAGACCTTTACACGATCGAAACTCGACTGGGACAAAGTTAACCAGCCGGAGGGGGAAAGCTGGTTGAGCTTTACCCGTCACCTGTTGCAGCTGCGTCAGCAGGTGATTGTGCCGCTGCTGGCAACCGCCCGCAACGGTGGGGGCAAGGTGCTGGACCTGGCACCCGGCTGCGTGGCAGTCACCTGGACGTTTCCACGGGGAACCCTGTCGCTGGTGTTTAACGTCGGCGGCCATACGGAGGCGTTGCCCGATCTGCCGGGTGAAACCCTCTTTGCCTGGCCTGAGATCCATACCGAATTACGGCCCGACACCCTTATTGTCCGCTTTGCCCCTGGAGAACCAACCTGA